The following are encoded in a window of Saccharothrix longispora genomic DNA:
- the metK gene encoding methionine adenosyltransferase, translating to MSQHSSRLFTSESVTEGHPDKISDAISDSILDALLAKDPRSRVAVETLVTTGQVHVAGEVTTEAYADIPSIVREKIVEIGYDSSAKGFDGYSCGVNVAIGSQSPDIAQGVDTAYEERLGGASDDIDRQGAGDQGLMFGYACTDTPELMPLPIALAHRLSRRLTAVRKDGTVPYLRPDGKTQVTIEYAGDQPVRLDTVVVSTQHADGIDLEKLLGVDVREHVVAPEVASLGLDTSDVRLLVNPTGRFVIGGPMGDAGLTGRKIIVDTYGGMARHGGGAFSGKDPSKVDRSAAYAMRWVAKNAVAAGLATRIEVQVAYAIGKAAPVGLFVETFGTETVDPLKIQQAITEVFDLRPAAIIRDLDLLRPIYAPTAAYGHFGRTDVDLPWEGTDRADALRAAAGA from the coding sequence GTGAGCCAGCACAGCAGCAGGCTGTTCACCAGTGAGTCGGTGACCGAGGGGCACCCCGACAAGATCAGCGACGCGATCAGCGACTCGATCCTGGACGCCCTGCTGGCGAAGGACCCCCGGTCGCGCGTCGCGGTGGAGACGCTGGTCACCACCGGTCAGGTGCACGTCGCGGGTGAGGTGACCACCGAGGCGTACGCGGACATCCCGTCGATCGTGCGCGAGAAGATCGTGGAGATCGGCTACGACTCGTCGGCGAAGGGCTTCGACGGCTACTCGTGCGGTGTGAACGTGGCGATCGGCTCCCAGTCGCCGGACATCGCCCAGGGCGTGGACACCGCCTACGAGGAGCGCCTGGGCGGCGCGTCGGACGACATCGACAGGCAGGGCGCGGGCGACCAGGGCCTGATGTTCGGCTACGCGTGCACGGACACGCCGGAGCTGATGCCGCTGCCGATCGCGCTGGCGCACCGCCTGTCGCGCCGGCTGACCGCGGTGCGCAAGGACGGCACGGTGCCGTACCTGCGCCCGGACGGCAAGACCCAGGTGACCATCGAGTACGCGGGCGACCAGCCGGTCCGGCTGGACACGGTGGTGGTCTCCACCCAGCACGCCGACGGCATCGACCTGGAGAAGCTGCTGGGCGTGGACGTCCGCGAGCACGTGGTCGCCCCGGAGGTCGCGTCCCTGGGCCTGGACACCTCCGACGTGCGTCTGCTGGTCAACCCGACGGGCCGGTTCGTCATCGGCGGTCCGATGGGTGACGCGGGCCTGACCGGCCGCAAGATCATCGTGGACACCTACGGCGGCATGGCGCGGCACGGCGGCGGGGCGTTCTCGGGCAAGGACCCGTCGAAGGTGGACCGCTCGGCGGCGTACGCGATGCGCTGGGTGGCGAAGAACGCGGTCGCCGCCGGTCTGGCGACCCGGATCGAGGTCCAGGTGGCCTACGCGATCGGCAAGGCGGCACCGGTGGGCCTGTTCGTGGAGACGTTCGGCACGGAGACGGTGGACCCGCTCAAGATCCAGCAGGCGATCACGGAGGTGTTCGACCTGCGCCCGGCCGCGATCATCCGGGATCTGGACCTGCTGCGCCCGATCTACGCGCCGACGGCCGCGTACGGCCACTTCGGCCGCACCGACGTGGACCTGCCGTGGGAGGGCACCGACCGCGCGGACGCCCTCCGCGCCGCCGCCGGCGCCTGA